In one window of Hymenobacter nivis DNA:
- a CDS encoding NAD(P)H-dependent glycerol-3-phosphate dehydrogenase encodes MEKIAMLGGGSWATALTKILSENGARIDWWLRAKDDVQHLLRTRHNPRYLSSVQFDLNRVYPATDLADVVEEADWVVLAVPAAFVQPVLDKLGRDALKHKKVVSAIKGMIPGKNQLVTDYVAERFRLPRTQLGVIAGPCHAEEVALEKQSYLTIGSPDAALAQGFCELLRNRYVRAHPALDLDGIEYCAVMKNIIALTGGIAHGVGYGDNFLAVLVSNAVQEIRRFLQAISPLQRDLSASAYLGDLLVTAYSQFSRNRTFGGMVGRGYSVKSAQLEMNMIAEGYYAVKSIHEINLKLKVHMPITTAAYRVLYEKVSPQVEMELLKEQLR; translated from the coding sequence TTGGAAAAAATTGCTATGCTCGGCGGCGGCTCCTGGGCCACCGCCCTCACCAAAATCCTGAGTGAAAACGGCGCCCGCATCGACTGGTGGCTGCGCGCCAAAGACGATGTGCAGCACTTGCTGCGCACCCGCCACAACCCGCGCTACCTCTCGTCGGTGCAGTTCGACCTGAACCGGGTGTACCCCGCTACCGACCTGGCCGACGTGGTGGAGGAGGCCGATTGGGTAGTGCTGGCCGTGCCCGCCGCCTTCGTGCAGCCCGTGCTCGACAAGCTCGGCCGCGACGCCCTGAAGCACAAAAAGGTCGTGTCCGCCATCAAGGGCATGATTCCCGGTAAAAACCAGCTCGTGACCGATTACGTGGCCGAGCGCTTTCGGCTGCCGCGCACCCAGCTAGGCGTTATCGCGGGGCCCTGCCATGCCGAGGAAGTAGCCCTCGAAAAGCAGAGCTACCTCACCATCGGCTCGCCCGACGCGGCCCTGGCGCAGGGCTTCTGCGAGCTGCTGCGCAACCGCTACGTGCGCGCTCACCCGGCCCTGGACCTCGACGGCATCGAGTACTGCGCCGTGATGAAAAACATTATCGCTCTCACCGGCGGCATCGCCCACGGCGTGGGCTACGGCGACAACTTCCTGGCCGTGCTGGTGAGTAACGCGGTGCAGGAAATCCGCCGCTTTCTGCAAGCCATTAGCCCGTTGCAGCGCGACCTCTCGGCCTCCGCCTATCTCGGCGATTTGCTGGTGACGGCCTACTCGCAGTTCTCGCGCAACCGCACCTTCGGCGGCATGGTGGGCCGCGGCTACTCCGTCAAATCGGCCCAACTGGAGATGAACATGATTGCTGAAGGCTACTACGCCGTCAAGTCCATCCACGAAATCAACCTCAAGCTCAAGGTCCACATGCCCATCACCACGGCCGCCTACCGCGTACTCTACGAAAAGGTATCCCCGCAGGTGGAAATGGAGCTGCTGAAGGAGCAGCTGCGGTAA
- a CDS encoding DUF3592 domain-containing protein: MDWFFIVWMIFIAILAIRGYAKDYQQRQKLREHGVQVQGTVVRNKFILSRISVFRPVIRFETTQGETIEEIDYSGWAMAFPRFTKGEKVALIYELDNPKNFKLI, encoded by the coding sequence ATGGACTGGTTTTTTATTGTTTGGATGATCTTTATAGCCATTCTTGCCATTCGCGGTTACGCCAAGGATTATCAACAAAGGCAGAAACTACGCGAACATGGCGTACAGGTACAGGGAACAGTTGTGCGCAATAAATTTATTCTAAGCCGCATATCGGTTTTTCGACCAGTTATTCGTTTTGAAACTACTCAAGGGGAAACTATCGAGGAAATAGATTATTCTGGCTGGGCAATGGCTTTCCCAAGATTTACAAAAGGAGAAAAAGTCGCATTAATTTATGAGTTAGACAATCCTAAAAATTTCAAATTGATTTAA
- a CDS encoding EamA family transporter, which translates to MPNWLPLALLTALCLALYNFFIKLAAEHLPPAVGAVVLQLVAAALGGAWLLRLKLQGQPLPVSGKGLGLAVLAGLGVGLAEILTFVVFRRGVPASVGTPVIVGGSVLFTAVLGLVVLREGLSWPQAGGLVLVVVGIALLARGH; encoded by the coding sequence ATGCCCAACTGGCTGCCCCTTGCCTTGCTCACGGCTCTATGCCTGGCGCTTTACAACTTCTTCATTAAGCTGGCCGCTGAGCATCTGCCGCCGGCCGTGGGGGCTGTGGTGCTGCAACTGGTGGCCGCGGCCCTGGGCGGCGCGTGGCTGCTGCGCCTCAAGCTGCAAGGGCAGCCGCTGCCCGTGAGCGGCAAGGGCCTGGGGCTGGCGGTGCTGGCCGGCCTGGGCGTGGGGCTGGCCGAAATCCTGACGTTCGTGGTGTTCCGGCGCGGGGTGCCGGCCTCCGTGGGCACGCCCGTGATTGTGGGTGGCTCGGTGCTGTTCACGGCCGTGCTGGGGCTAGTGGTGCTGCGCGAGGGCCTGAGCTGGCCGCAGGCGGGCGGCCTGGTGCTGGTGGTAGTGGGCATTGCGCTGCTGGCGCGCGGGCACTAG
- a CDS encoding Maf family nucleotide pyrophosphatase: protein MRLILASNSPRRRQLLTDLGLAYEIRLHDVDEDFPPHLQRAEVAEYLAAHKAAAYAAGLAPDELVITADTIVCLGDDVLNKPANAAEAAAMLTRLQGRAHDVFTGVCLRAGDGRQVVFSDQTTVHFRPLSPAEIDFYIAHYQPFDKAGAYGAQDWVGMVGVTRLEGSYFNVMGLPVHRVWAELARLGALPAGLPGA, encoded by the coding sequence ATGCGCCTGATTTTAGCGTCTAACTCGCCCCGCCGCCGCCAACTGCTGACCGACCTGGGCCTGGCCTACGAAATTCGCCTGCACGACGTGGACGAGGACTTTCCGCCCCACCTGCAGCGGGCCGAAGTAGCCGAGTACCTGGCCGCCCACAAAGCCGCCGCCTACGCCGCCGGCCTGGCCCCCGACGAGCTGGTCATCACCGCCGACACCATCGTGTGCCTGGGGGACGACGTGCTGAACAAGCCCGCCAATGCGGCCGAGGCCGCCGCTATGCTCACGCGCCTGCAAGGGCGGGCCCACGACGTGTTCACGGGCGTGTGCCTGCGGGCCGGCGACGGCCGGCAAGTGGTGTTTTCGGACCAGACCACCGTGCACTTCCGCCCCCTGAGTCCGGCCGAAATCGACTTCTACATCGCCCATTATCAGCCCTTTGACAAAGCCGGGGCCTACGGGGCCCAGGACTGGGTGGGCATGGTGGGCGTGACGCGCCTCGAGGGGTCGTACTTCAACGTGATGGGCCTGCCCGTGCACCGGGTGTGGGCCGAACTGGCGCGACTGGGGGCCCTGCCGGCCGGCCTCCCCGGCGCGTAG